One genomic region from Sphingobacteriales bacterium encodes:
- a CDS encoding TAT-variant-translocated molybdopterin oxidoreductase: MSNKKYWTSLEELNETPQYKEQAAKEFNFEIGANDAEETGGTNRRDFLKAMGFSVSVAALASACKIPTNKAIPYTLDTRKAVPEVVPGVADYFASTYTDGNDFVSILVKTREGRPIKIEGNNDSPITSGGTNARTQATVLNLYDVTRLAAPTYNNSKANWKAVDAEITQKLNSIVQSGGKVALVTGSVVSTITKKAIDKFVAAYPGTTVVSYDAISSYATRKANQISIGSAIIPTVNYDKADVIVGFNADFLGTGISSVENTKKYIANRVPTKENPKMSRHHQFQSTMTITGASADYRYPVKPSEEKQALMNLLAAVGGGVSSKALSGKDANDGIAKVAKELLAAKGKSVVISGTNDVDIQLLVNAINATLGNYGSVIDTANTYNLKSGNDEALAALANDLKSGVYKGIILLDTNPVYNTPYAEIFKNAIQKAELSVSTADRPDESAQYCKYVCPNSHYLESWDIISPKTGFYGFVQPAIRNLFDTRQAAESLMTWAGDATPIAQIAENEIAALTGGNYQTAVQAGFYGTVSAGSGAGANAAAAIAAVKQDAVSPKGMEVLFYEKVGIGDGLYANNPFLQEMPDPVAKVTWDNYVCIPYSYAKEKGIDAMPSDKNVPIAKVTINGKSLELPVVVQFGQAANTLAIALGYGRVRAGRAGDAVGKDVYPFLKAVNGATGYSIDGATIELTGKNYELGINQTYHSLMEDNNLPNRPMRYRGEIVKETTLAAYKENDHSGNEDREHIKKHFSNSLYDGYKPNDYKQGHHWGMVVDLNACIGCGSCVVSCSIENNVPVVGRRQVYRSQEMHWMRIDRYYNGNPDNPDVSFQPMMCQHCNNAPCENVCPVNATNHSSEGLNQMAYNRCIGTRYCANNCPYKVRRFNWLDYQGSDSFGKFNDGKRSFTDTEAQSYMFEDLTRMVLNPDVVTRTRGVIEKCSFCVQRIQEGKLNAKNEGRPLKDGDIKTACQTACPTNAITFGDQNNKESVVAKTFDTNGRNYFVLEEQHFLPAVGYQVKIRNKDEKPADFFIHQPGVPK; the protein is encoded by the coding sequence ATGAGTAACAAAAAATATTGGACGAGCTTAGAGGAGTTAAATGAAACTCCTCAATACAAAGAACAGGCGGCTAAGGAATTTAATTTTGAAATTGGGGCGAATGATGCCGAAGAAACAGGCGGCACCAACCGCCGTGATTTTCTGAAAGCTATGGGTTTCAGCGTTTCTGTAGCAGCATTGGCATCTGCCTGTAAGATTCCGACAAATAAGGCGATCCCTTACACACTTGATACAAGAAAGGCAGTACCTGAAGTTGTGCCGGGCGTTGCGGATTACTTTGCATCAACCTATACTGATGGTAATGATTTTGTCAGTATCCTTGTTAAAACGCGCGAAGGTCGACCGATAAAGATAGAAGGCAATAACGATTCTCCAATAACTTCAGGCGGCACAAATGCCCGAACACAGGCAACGGTATTAAATTTGTACGACGTTACCCGTTTGGCGGCACCAACCTATAATAACAGCAAGGCAAATTGGAAAGCGGTGGATGCTGAAATTACCCAAAAGCTGAATTCCATCGTTCAAAGCGGTGGTAAGGTAGCTTTGGTAACAGGTTCTGTAGTTTCCACCATTACCAAAAAAGCGATTGATAAATTTGTTGCTGCCTATCCGGGAACTACGGTGGTTAGCTATGATGCCATCTCCAGCTATGCCACCAGAAAAGCGAATCAGATAAGTATTGGAAGTGCAATCATCCCTACTGTCAATTACGATAAGGCGGATGTAATTGTAGGCTTCAATGCTGACTTCTTAGGTACAGGAATATCTTCTGTTGAAAATACCAAAAAGTATATTGCAAACAGGGTACCGACTAAAGAAAATCCCAAAATGTCCCGTCATCACCAGTTTCAGTCTACCATGACTATTACCGGTGCAAGTGCGGATTACAGATATCCCGTCAAACCGTCAGAAGAGAAACAGGCATTGATGAACCTACTGGCAGCAGTAGGCGGTGGTGTTTCTTCTAAAGCTTTGAGCGGAAAGGATGCCAATGATGGTATTGCTAAGGTTGCCAAAGAATTATTGGCAGCAAAAGGTAAATCAGTTGTTATATCCGGTACCAATGATGTGGATATTCAGTTGCTGGTAAATGCCATCAATGCTACCTTAGGAAATTATGGTAGCGTAATTGACACTGCGAACACCTATAATTTAAAGTCAGGAAATGATGAAGCACTGGCAGCATTGGCGAATGATTTGAAGAGCGGCGTGTACAAAGGAATCATATTATTGGATACTAATCCCGTTTACAATACTCCGTACGCTGAAATATTTAAAAATGCCATACAAAAAGCGGAATTATCGGTTTCTACAGCAGACAGACCGGATGAATCGGCTCAATATTGCAAATATGTATGTCCAAACTCGCATTATCTGGAATCTTGGGATATCATTTCTCCAAAAACAGGATTTTACGGATTCGTTCAGCCAGCCATCCGAAATTTATTCGATACAAGACAAGCGGCAGAATCATTGATGACATGGGCCGGAGATGCTACACCTATTGCTCAAATCGCAGAAAACGAAATTGCCGCTTTAACGGGCGGTAATTATCAGACAGCAGTTCAGGCAGGTTTTTACGGTACTGTTTCAGCAGGCAGCGGTGCCGGTGCAAATGCAGCAGCTGCTATCGCAGCGGTAAAACAAGATGCAGTTTCTCCAAAGGGCATGGAAGTTTTATTCTATGAAAAAGTGGGTATCGGGGATGGTTTATATGCCAACAACCCGTTCTTACAGGAAATGCCGGATCCTGTTGCAAAGGTAACCTGGGATAATTATGTTTGTATCCCATATTCATACGCTAAGGAAAAAGGAATCGATGCGATGCCATCCGATAAGAATGTTCCAATTGCGAAAGTGACCATCAATGGTAAATCATTGGAACTTCCAGTAGTGGTTCAGTTTGGTCAGGCAGCCAACACCTTGGCAATTGCCTTGGGGTATGGCCGCGTAAGAGCAGGCCGAGCAGGGGATGCCGTAGGTAAGGATGTATATCCGTTCTTAAAAGCAGTAAATGGAGCTACCGGCTACAGCATAGATGGAGCCACTATTGAACTGACAGGTAAAAATTATGAATTGGGTATTAATCAAACCTACCATTCATTAATGGAAGATAATAACCTTCCGAACCGCCCGATGCGTTACAGGGGGGAGATTGTGAAAGAAACGACTCTTGCTGCTTACAAGGAAAATGACCACTCCGGAAACGAAGACAGAGAGCACATCAAAAAACATTTCAGCAATTCATTATACGACGGCTATAAACCAAATGACTACAAACAAGGTCATCACTGGGGTATGGTTGTTGACCTGAATGCGTGTATCGGCTGCGGTTCATGCGTTGTGTCCTGCAGTATTGAAAATAATGTTCCGGTTGTTGGAAGACGTCAGGTATATCGTTCACAGGAAATGCACTGGATGCGTATCGACCGTTATTATAACGGTAATCCTGACAATCCGGATGTTTCTTTCCAGCCAATGATGTGCCAGCATTGCAACAACGCACCTTGTGAAAACGTATGTCCGGTAAATGCGACCAACCACAGTTCGGAAGGTTTGAATCAAATGGCTTATAACAGATGTATCGGTACAAGATATTGTGCAAACAACTGTCCTTATAAAGTTCGTCGTTTCAACTGGCTGGATTACCAGGGATCTGACAGCTTCGGTAAATTCAATGACGGCAAACGCTCTTTCACCGATACGGAAGCTCAATCTTACATGTTTGAAGATTTAACGAGGATGGTATTGAATCCGGATGTGGTGACGCGTACCAGAGGGGTGATTGAAAAATGTTCTTTCTGCGTACAACGTATTCAGGAAGGTAAATTGAATGCGAAAAATGAAGGTCGTCCTTTAAAAGACGGCGATATTAAGACAGCCTGTCAGACAGCCTGTCCTACCAATGCAATTACCTTCGGAGACCAGAATAATAAAGAAAGTGTTGTTGCTAAAACATTTGATACCAACGGAAGAAATTATTTTGTACTGGAAGAGCAACATTTCTTACCTGCCGTGGGATATCAGGTAAAAATTAGAAATAAAGACGAAAAGCCGGCTGATTTCTTTATTCATCAACCGGGAGTACCAAAATAA
- a CDS encoding cbb3-type cytochrome c oxidase subunit I, protein MEATSVIHPESNVHAHNQGHGGGHHHTETFISKYIFSLDHKTIGKQFLTLGMLWAIIGGGMSVLFRVQLGWPDETFPILEKVFAAWFTDGKLNPEAYYALITMHGTIMVFFVLTASLSGTFANVLIPLQIGARDMASPLMNALSFWFFFIAGVIMFASLFLPTGAASAGWTIYPPLSALPQTSPGSGNGMTFWLISMVLFVVSTLLGGLNYISTVLNMRTKGMTMFRLPLTVWALFFTAIIGVLSFPVLVSCVVLLIFDRGLGTSFYLSNIVIGGKALPYAGGSPILFQHLFWFLGHPEVYIIILPAMGMVSEILAVHSRKPIFGYKAMIFSILGITVLGFIVWAHHMYLSGMNPFLGSVFTLFTLLIAIPSAVKVFNWLTTLWRGNIRITPPSMFAVGFISMFISGGLTGIWLGNSTIDIQLHDTYFVVAHFHIVMGIAAFFGMFAGVYHWFPRMFGRMMNETLAYIHFAITFIGSYLIFWPMHFIGLAGVPRRYYSFNEIEAFAQYGDLNKIISVVSVIVFLGQFIFLINFVWSIYRGRKSTQNPWQANTLEWTSPIEGIHGNWEGELPTVYRWPYDYSRNPDSDVDFIPQTVPLTEEEKKDIIHH, encoded by the coding sequence ATGGAAGCGACATCAGTTATACATCCGGAATCAAATGTTCATGCGCATAATCAGGGACATGGAGGCGGACATCACCATACGGAAACATTTATATCAAAATATATTTTCAGCTTAGACCATAAAACCATCGGGAAACAGTTTCTGACCTTAGGCATGTTATGGGCAATAATAGGCGGTGGAATGTCAGTGCTGTTTCGTGTACAGTTAGGCTGGCCCGATGAAACATTTCCTATTCTGGAAAAAGTTTTTGCTGCCTGGTTTACAGATGGAAAATTAAACCCGGAAGCCTATTATGCGCTGATAACCATGCATGGCACCATTATGGTGTTTTTTGTGTTAACGGCAAGTTTGAGCGGTACATTTGCGAATGTGTTAATTCCATTGCAAATCGGTGCCAGGGATATGGCCTCTCCTTTAATGAATGCTTTATCATTCTGGTTTTTCTTTATAGCAGGAGTTATCATGTTTGCTTCCCTTTTCCTTCCAACCGGGGCCGCATCTGCCGGATGGACGATCTATCCGCCGTTGAGTGCATTACCGCAAACATCACCCGGATCCGGTAATGGTATGACATTCTGGTTGATTTCCATGGTCTTATTTGTTGTCTCCACTTTACTGGGAGGATTAAATTATATTTCAACCGTATTGAACATGCGTACCAAGGGTATGACCATGTTCCGGTTGCCATTGACGGTATGGGCATTGTTTTTTACAGCAATCATAGGTGTATTGTCTTTCCCGGTATTGGTTTCGTGTGTGGTCTTGTTGATTTTTGACAGAGGATTAGGTACGAGTTTTTACTTATCTAACATCGTCATAGGTGGAAAAGCATTGCCCTATGCCGGCGGTTCTCCCATTCTATTCCAGCATTTATTCTGGTTCCTCGGACACCCCGAAGTTTATATAATCATATTGCCTGCCATGGGGATGGTTTCTGAAATCCTGGCAGTTCATTCCCGTAAACCGATATTTGGCTATAAAGCGATGATTTTCTCTATTTTAGGAATTACCGTCTTAGGGTTCATCGTATGGGCGCATCATATGTATCTTTCCGGCATGAATCCTTTTTTAGGGTCTGTTTTTACCCTCTTTACGCTGTTGATTGCTATTCCTTCTGCGGTTAAAGTTTTTAACTGGCTTACTACTTTATGGCGGGGTAATATCAGAATCACACCACCATCCATGTTCGCCGTTGGTTTTATATCTATGTTCATATCAGGTGGTTTGACAGGTATATGGTTAGGTAATTCTACCATTGATATTCAGTTACACGATACATATTTTGTAGTGGCTCACTTCCACATCGTAATGGGTATAGCGGCATTCTTCGGTATGTTTGCCGGTGTTTACCACTGGTTCCCAAGAATGTTCGGCAGAATGATGAATGAAACCCTGGCTTACATTCACTTTGCAATAACATTCATAGGATCGTACCTTATTTTTTGGCCTATGCACTTTATCGGCCTTGCAGGAGTTCCAAGAAGGTATTATTCATTTAACGAGATTGAAGCATTCGCTCAGTATGGCGACTTGAATAAGATCATCAGCGTTGTCTCCGTGATTGTATTTTTAGGACAGTTTATTTTTCTCATAAATTTTGTGTGGAGTATTTACAGAGGCAGAAAATCTACACAAAATCCATGGCAGGCAAATACATTGGAGTGGACTTCGCCTATTGAAGGGATTCATGGAAACTGGGAGGGAGAACTGCCAACCGTATATCGATGGCCTTATGATTACAGCAGAAATCCGGACAGCGATGTTGATTTTATACCTCAGACAGTACCATTGACTGAAGAAGAAAAGAAGGATATTATTCATCATTAA
- a CDS encoding DUF3341 domain-containing protein, with product MSDTKKYLVGMFDDDDTLLHAVKDVRKAGYEITDAFTPFPVHGLEHAMGLEPTRIHTAGFLFGATGLTVALSMITFINKFNYPTDFGGKPYWGLLAYVPIVFEHTVLFSAIGMTVSFYYLCKLWPGKKPRIVDERTTDHLFALTFELDNTKGADYISAVSELLKKEGAIEVYQKEV from the coding sequence ATGAGCGATACAAAAAAATATCTGGTAGGAATGTTTGACGACGATGATACGCTGCTGCATGCAGTAAAAGACGTTCGCAAAGCAGGTTATGAAATTACGGATGCGTTTACACCTTTCCCGGTGCATGGTTTAGAACATGCCATGGGATTAGAACCTACCCGTATACACACGGCGGGGTTTTTATTCGGTGCAACCGGTCTGACGGTAGCATTAAGTATGATAACCTTTATCAATAAATTTAACTATCCGACGGATTTCGGTGGTAAGCCTTATTGGGGTTTATTGGCATACGTGCCGATTGTTTTTGAGCATACGGTACTATTTTCAGCCATTGGCATGACGGTTTCTTTTTACTATCTGTGCAAATTATGGCCGGGCAAGAAACCAAGGATTGTTGATGAAAGAACTACCGATCATTTATTTGCATTGACATTTGAATTAGACAATACTAAGGGGGCTGATTATATCAGTGCTGTTTCCGAGTTATTGAAAAAAGAAGGTGCCATTGAAGTTTATCAAAAAGAAGTATAA
- the nrfD gene encoding polysulfide reductase NrfD, whose protein sequence is MASHFESPLREPLIHGNKTYKDITNDIVRPTTGKLQPKWIFWTSISAIVAAFGVFCLVWEVTFGIGTWGANKTVGWAWDITNFVWWIGIGHAGTLISAILLLFRQKWRTGVNRAAEAMTIFAVICAGLFPVFHMGRVWDAFFIFPYPNTRGPLWVNFTSPLLWDVFAISTYFTVSLLFWYTGLVPDFGTVRDQSKTPGRWKFYNFLSFGWVGSAKHWERWESLSLILAGLSTPLVLSVHTIVSFDFATSIVPGWHTTIMPPYFVAGAIFSGFAMVLTLMLVARHVMDLKEYITLAHIESMNKILLLTGTMVGIAYLTEIFVAWYSGNMYEQYAFANRAMGPYWWSYFGMMFCNLVSPQVFWFRKARRSVTITFIMSIFVNIGMWFERFVIIVTSLHRDYLPSSWLYYSPTWVEIGIYVGTMGIFMTFFLLFCRFFPAIAIAEVKSILKISGNQFREKQLSEVKEQEVYKDVTVKAGTWD, encoded by the coding sequence ATGGCAAGTCATTTTGAATCACCACTACGAGAACCGTTAATACACGGCAACAAGACGTATAAGGATATTACCAATGATATCGTTAGACCGACGACAGGAAAGTTGCAGCCCAAATGGATATTTTGGACATCAATTTCTGCTATTGTTGCAGCATTTGGTGTGTTTTGTCTGGTATGGGAGGTTACTTTCGGTATCGGAACATGGGGTGCAAATAAAACGGTAGGCTGGGCATGGGATATCACCAACTTCGTTTGGTGGATCGGTATTGGTCACGCAGGCACTCTGATTTCAGCGATTTTGTTATTATTTCGTCAGAAATGGCGTACCGGTGTAAACCGTGCAGCGGAAGCGATGACGATTTTTGCTGTAATATGTGCGGGCTTATTTCCGGTATTCCATATGGGACGCGTATGGGATGCATTCTTTATTTTCCCTTATCCAAATACAAGAGGCCCGCTCTGGGTAAACTTTACTTCCCCGTTATTGTGGGACGTATTTGCTATATCCACTTATTTTACTGTTTCCTTATTGTTCTGGTATACAGGTTTGGTGCCTGACTTCGGTACCGTGAGAGACCAGTCTAAAACTCCGGGAAGATGGAAGTTTTATAACTTCTTAAGTTTCGGTTGGGTGGGAAGCGCCAAACACTGGGAACGCTGGGAATCACTCTCTTTAATTTTAGCGGGTTTATCGACTCCATTGGTACTTTCCGTACATACAATAGTATCTTTTGACTTTGCCACATCGATAGTTCCCGGCTGGCATACCACGATTATGCCGCCATACTTCGTTGCTGGTGCGATATTCTCAGGGTTTGCGATGGTATTAACCTTGATGCTCGTTGCAAGACACGTCATGGATTTGAAAGAATACATCACACTGGCTCACATAGAGTCTATGAATAAAATATTACTGCTAACCGGTACGATGGTGGGTATTGCCTATCTTACAGAGATTTTCGTAGCCTGGTATTCCGGAAATATGTATGAACAGTACGCTTTTGCCAATAGGGCAATGGGTCCGTACTGGTGGTCTTACTTCGGAATGATGTTTTGTAACCTGGTATCTCCTCAGGTATTCTGGTTCAGAAAAGCGAGACGCAGCGTTACCATTACTTTTATCATGTCTATTTTTGTGAATATAGGTATGTGGTTTGAGCGTTTCGTAATTATCGTTACCTCCTTACACAGAGACTATCTGCCATCCAGCTGGCTGTACTATTCGCCAACATGGGTAGAGATTGGTATCTATGTGGGCACGATGGGAATCTTCATGACTTTCTTCCTGTTGTTCTGCCGGTTCTTCCCGGCAATCGCTATAGCAGAGGTGAAATCTATCCTCAAAATATCCGGTAATCAATTCAGGGAAAAACAATTGTCAGAAGTGAAAGAACAGGAAGTCTATAAAGATGTGACTGTTAAGGCAGGAACTTGGGATTAA
- a CDS encoding cytochrome c oxidase subunit II, translated as MSIILGLLTLVLLYIVIVQISKASDLIKSLRSGDEQEESFGNGALFTSVIGFGVLLYSLVTCFVYAPTLLPKPASEQGVWINDLMNVTLLLTGIVFVITQALLFWFVYKYHYRKGRKAFFFADNNKLEVAWTIVPAIVLTFLIGFGIQKWFKIFSPAPKDAVLIEATGKQYAWSIRYSGADHTLGKRDFTLVNPDNELGINWNDAASHDDFLADEIVLPVNKPVSINIGALDVIHNFWLPHFRLMMSAVPGVPTHLWFRPTVTTEEMKKETKNPNFEYVLACNKLCGSGHYNMKKTVRVVTQEEFDKWFREQKSYYTTVVKPAMESAAQGNKEAAPVTAEIIKK; from the coding sequence ATGTCAATTATATTAGGCTTATTAACGTTAGTGTTGTTGTACATCGTAATTGTACAAATAAGCAAGGCTTCCGATTTAATCAAATCATTGCGTTCGGGTGATGAACAAGAGGAATCTTTTGGAAACGGAGCCTTGTTTACATCTGTAATCGGATTTGGCGTTCTCCTTTACTCTTTAGTAACCTGTTTCGTTTATGCCCCCACTTTGTTACCCAAGCCTGCATCCGAGCAGGGTGTTTGGATAAACGACTTGATGAATGTGACATTGCTTTTAACCGGTATTGTTTTTGTTATTACACAGGCGCTTTTATTTTGGTTTGTATATAAATATCATTACAGAAAAGGAAGGAAAGCTTTCTTCTTTGCAGATAATAATAAACTGGAAGTGGCATGGACAATTGTTCCTGCCATCGTGCTGACATTTTTAATCGGATTTGGTATTCAGAAATGGTTTAAGATTTTCTCTCCGGCTCCTAAAGATGCAGTGTTGATTGAAGCAACCGGTAAACAATATGCTTGGTCGATTCGGTATTCCGGGGCAGATCATACTTTAGGTAAAAGGGATTTTACGTTGGTTAATCCCGACAACGAGCTGGGCATTAACTGGAATGATGCTGCCAGCCATGATGATTTTTTAGCAGATGAAATCGTTTTACCGGTGAATAAACCTGTGTCAATAAATATCGGTGCCCTGGATGTAATTCATAATTTTTGGTTACCTCACTTCCGGTTAATGATGTCTGCCGTTCCGGGAGTTCCTACCCATTTGTGGTTCAGGCCTACGGTCACTACTGAAGAAATGAAAAAAGAAACAAAAAATCCGAATTTTGAATATGTTCTTGCTTGTAACAAGTTATGCGGTTCAGGTCATTATAACATGAAGAAAACGGTCAGGGTGGTTACTCAGGAAGAATTTGACAAATGGTTCAGAGAACAAAAATCATATTATACCACTGTCGTGAAACCTGCAATGGAAAGTGCTGCTCAGGGGAATAAAGAGGCGGCTCCTGTCACTGCTGAAATCATTAAAAAATAA
- a CDS encoding cytochrome c produces the protein MFKKYQIILIVLVLGLSSCIRNSKKPGREYLWDMAHPIAYEAGSVNPIYKDGKTNQLAPEGSIARGKYIYPLSDTEYVKAATAITNPFIFTNDEIQESGKHLYTVNCAVCHGDKGDGQGHLVQINKFPPPPSYLMEPLLSKPDGQRYHSLIYGRNLMGSYASQLNHRERWLVLAYVKSLQGTAQPTASVTQTDSTITK, from the coding sequence ATGTTCAAGAAGTATCAAATCATATTAATCGTTTTAGTGCTTGGATTGTCATCCTGCATACGTAATTCGAAGAAACCGGGAAGAGAATATTTATGGGATATGGCTCATCCGATAGCATATGAAGCTGGTTCGGTCAATCCGATATACAAAGACGGAAAAACCAATCAACTGGCACCGGAAGGAAGTATTGCCAGAGGTAAATATATTTATCCCCTTTCGGATACTGAATATGTAAAAGCCGCTACGGCCATCACCAACCCATTCATCTTTACAAATGACGAGATTCAGGAATCCGGGAAACATCTTTATACCGTTAATTGCGCTGTTTGCCATGGCGATAAAGGTGACGGACAGGGGCATTTGGTTCAGATAAATAAATTTCCGCCACCGCCGTCCTACCTGATGGAACCGTTGCTGTCCAAACCGGATGGACAGAGATATCATTCCTTGATATATGGACGTAATTTAATGGGTTCTTATGCATCCCAGTTAAACCACAGAGAAAGGTGGCTGGTACTGGCATATGTAAAAAGTTTACAGGGTACTGCACAGCCGACAGCATCAGTTACTCAAACGGATTCAACCATAACTAAATAA
- the cyoE gene encoding protoheme IX farnesyltransferase: protein MELTKFRLSFLVVFSAVMAYVLALQTFSIDWLNILFLSMGGFLVTASSNTINQIIEKDIDKLMDRTHNRPLPAGRMKVMEACLIAGICGVTGIGLLGVVFNPISGLLGALALISYAFIYTPFKKISPAAVFIGAIPGSMPLLIGWTAATGNIGSGGIALFAIQFFWQIPHFWSIAWLLNDDYAKGGYQLLPSTEGKTRTTALQNIPYLFCLIAVGLLPYFLGLTGKISMAVSLIAGLYFLVNGIQLATDLSDKSAKKLMFASFIYIPVVFIAFVLDKI, encoded by the coding sequence ATGGAGTTGACAAAATTCCGCTTATCTTTTTTAGTGGTGTTTTCTGCTGTTATGGCGTATGTTCTGGCGCTGCAAACATTTTCTATAGACTGGTTGAATATTCTATTCCTCTCGATGGGTGGTTTTTTAGTGACCGCTTCTTCCAACACAATCAATCAAATCATTGAAAAAGATATCGATAAACTGATGGACAGGACCCATAACCGTCCGTTACCCGCCGGAAGAATGAAAGTAATGGAGGCTTGTTTAATAGCGGGTATATGTGGTGTAACAGGAATAGGTTTGTTAGGTGTTGTGTTTAATCCTATCAGCGGGTTGCTGGGTGCATTAGCTTTAATATCGTATGCATTTATCTATACCCCTTTCAAAAAAATAAGTCCGGCAGCCGTATTCATCGGGGCTATACCGGGTTCTATGCCCTTACTCATTGGTTGGACGGCAGCAACCGGAAATATTGGCTCAGGCGGAATTGCATTGTTTGCCATCCAGTTTTTTTGGCAGATTCCACATTTCTGGTCGATTGCATGGCTGTTAAATGATGATTATGCCAAAGGGGGATATCAGTTACTGCCCAGTACAGAAGGAAAGACCAGAACCACTGCATTGCAGAATATACCTTACCTGTTTTGTTTAATTGCTGTAGGTTTGCTTCCCTACTTTTTAGGATTGACCGGTAAAATTTCAATGGCGGTAAGTTTGATAGCAGGGTTATACTTTTTGGTAAACGGCATACAACTGGCTACCGATTTGTCCGACAAAAGTGCAAAAAAGCTGATGTTTGCATCATTCATTTATATTCCGGTCGTATTTATTGCGTTCGTCTTAGATAAAATCTGA
- a CDS encoding c-type cytochrome, translating into MSLSLTSNVFGAVAVPDVNPTDAAAVDKAKQGMELYKANCTACHAIDRKLVGPALTGVWDRWESEAKIVAWVQNSSKLIASGDPYSNKIFSEYNKSVMQAFPQLSAEQIMNILVYVKAKSAGVALPFEAPPAGPSSSAGNTATAANEGTATWYIWALLAFLIVLSALLWSVSAKLDKVVREKKGEVVEDVPFSKKLFSRKTFKVLLLIASILLVFNIFNGAIDLGRSQGYAPDQPIKFSHALHVGQNKIDCQYCHTGVEKSRHASIPGTQICMNCHKYVQQGPKYGKDEIAKIYDFAGWDADKQKIC; encoded by the coding sequence TTGTCTTTATCGCTGACTTCCAATGTTTTTGGAGCAGTTGCTGTTCCGGATGTAAATCCGACAGATGCTGCAGCGGTAGATAAGGCTAAACAAGGTATGGAACTGTACAAAGCTAACTGTACCGCCTGTCATGCCATTGACAGAAAACTAGTAGGACCAGCCTTAACGGGGGTTTGGGACAGATGGGAAAGTGAAGCTAAAATTGTTGCCTGGGTTCAAAATTCATCCAAACTGATTGCCAGCGGAGACCCGTATTCTAACAAAATTTTTTCCGAATATAACAAATCGGTGATGCAGGCATTTCCGCAGTTGTCTGCCGAGCAAATCATGAACATATTAGTATATGTTAAAGCAAAATCTGCCGGTGTTGCATTACCTTTTGAAGCTCCGCCTGCCGGGCCATCATCGTCCGCTGGAAATACTGCAACAGCTGCCAACGAAGGTACAGCAACATGGTATATTTGGGCATTACTGGCATTTTTAATAGTTCTATCCGCACTGTTATGGAGTGTTTCTGCAAAATTGGATAAGGTAGTCAGAGAGAAAAAAGGGGAGGTGGTGGAAGATGTTCCGTTTAGTAAAAAACTGTTCAGCAGGAAAACATTCAAGGTGCTGCTGCTGATAGCATCTATCCTTCTGGTCTTCAATATCTTTAACGGAGCGATTGATTTGGGCCGTTCTCAGGGGTACGCGCCTGATCAGCCGATTAAGTTTTCTCACGCACTGCACGTAGGCCAGAATAAAATTGATTGCCAGTATTGCCATACCGGAGTGGAAAAAAGCAGACACGCCAGCATTCCGGGTACGCAAATTTGTATGAACTGCCACAAATACGTTCAGCAGGGACCCAAATACGGCAAAGATGAAATAGCTAAGATTTACGATTTTGCAGGTTGGGACGCAGACAAACAAAAAATTTGTTAA